A genomic stretch from Channa argus isolate prfri chromosome 24, Channa argus male v1.0, whole genome shotgun sequence includes:
- the si:dkey-251i10.1 gene encoding ADP/ATP translocase 2 yields MSDQAISFAKDFLAGGISAAISKTAVAPIERVKLLLQVQHASKQITVDKQYKGIMDCVVRIPKEQGFLSFWRGNLANVIRYFPTQALNFAFKDKYKKIFLDGVDKRTQFWRYFAGNLASGGAAGATSLCFVYPLDFARTRLAADVGKAGAGREFNGLGDCLVKIFKSDGLKGLYQGFNVSVQGIIIYRAAYFGIYDTAKGMLPDPKNTHILVSWMIAQTVTAVAGLTSYPFDTVRRRMMMQSGRKGADIMYTGTIDCWRKIARDEGGKAFFKGAWSNVLRGMGGAFVLVLYDELKKVI; encoded by the exons ATGAGTGATCAGGCAATCTCTTTCGCCAAGGACTTCTTGGCCGGTGGAATTTCCGCAGCCATCTCCAAAACAGCCGTTGCTCCGATCGAAAGAGTGAAGCTTCTCCTTCAG gtcCAGCATGCTAGTAAGCAGATCACAGTGGATAAGCAGTACAAGGGTATCATGGACTGTGTTGTCCGTATCCCCAAAGAGCAAGGGTTTCTTTCCTTCTGGAGAGGTAACCTTGCCAATGTCATCAGATATTTCCCCACTCAGGCCCTTAACTTTGCCTTTAAGGACAAGTACAAGAAGATCTTCCTTGATGGCGTTGACAAGCGCACCCAGTTCTGGAGGTACTTTGCAGGTAACCTGGCATCTGGTGGAGCCGCCGGAGCTacctctctctgctttgtgTATCCCCTCGACTTCGCCCGAACACGTCTGGCTGCTGACGTAGGAAAGGCTGGAGCCGGAAGAGAGTTCAACGGTCTAGGAGACTGCTTGGTGAAAATCTTCAAGTCTGATGGCCTAAAGGGCTTGTACCAGGGCTTCAATGTCTCTGTGCAGGGCATCATCATCTACAGGGCTGCATACTTTGGCATCTATGACACAGCTAAGG gtatGCTTCCAGACCCCAAAAACACCCATATATTGGTAAGCTGGATGATTGCACAGACTGTGACAGCTGTTGCTGGCCTGACCTCATACCCCTTTGACACTGTCCGTAGACGTATGATGATGCAGTCCGGACGTAAAGGAG ctgATATCATGTACACCGGGACCATTGACTGCTGGCGTAAGATTGCACGGGATGAGGGTGGCAAGGCTTTCTTCAAGGGAGCTTGGTCTAACGTGCTCCGAGGCATGGGTGGCGCCTTTGTACTGGTGTTGTACGATGAATTGAAGAAAGTCATCTAA